From Micromonospora nigra, one genomic window encodes:
- a CDS encoding DUF6197 family protein, with protein MKATQNSPTGVQVTPADLLRCAALYLRRHGWHQGTYYAPTDTLTPPACAAGAIGIACAGHTVEHFSQLDPDTLADYLTAMAVFVDYLDAFAPVFHLDEDGYLIDEHTSPYSWNDDPARTAKQVITALEDAADEWNRLHTDGGENR; from the coding sequence ATGAAGGCTACCCAAAACTCACCTACCGGAGTCCAGGTCACCCCTGCTGACCTGCTCCGGTGCGCTGCCCTCTACCTGCGCCGGCACGGCTGGCACCAGGGCACCTACTACGCCCCCACCGACACCCTCACCCCGCCGGCCTGCGCCGCCGGGGCCATCGGCATCGCCTGCGCCGGCCACACCGTCGAGCACTTCTCCCAGCTCGACCCCGACACCCTCGCTGACTACCTAACCGCGATGGCGGTGTTCGTCGACTACCTCGACGCCTTCGCTCCGGTCTTCCACCTCGATGAGGACGGCTACCTGATCGACGAGCACACCTCGCCGTACTCGTGGAACGACGACCCGGCTCGCACCGCCAAGCAGGTCATCACCGCCCTTGAGGACGCCGCCGACGAGTGGAACCGCCTCCACACCGACGGAGGCGAGAACCGATGA
- a CDS encoding replication initiator: MASTLDLTPRTALARGVGSNADTPPVYDYTAEGSAFVRATQPDYFGWLEHVRAAAGCTRPIRLAGSLYTVDQATGRVVEQRHTDAMPDAAIYTACGNRRATICPSCAQTYQRDAFQLLRAGLVGGKGIPDTVASHPAVFATFTAPSFGTVHARVVKQHTCSNRKRCDCRAEPCHARRDAGLCPHGRPAVCWARHETGDKVLGHPLCLDCYDHDHQVVWNIFSGELWHRTKQAAERYLAKLARRRGIPRVEVVTASGNTRRVPPVRLSPGKVAELQARGAVHFHAIARLDGVDGQDPDAVVPPPAGFGLVDLVDALRHAAEQIGFHTPAHPDRPHGWPIAWGKQVDLEPINTSGTGEVTDSLVAGYLAKYATKSTEATGHTSTRLTAESIGDYADPDGDHTARLIDACWRIGRPTHSSVPLSERPRDPRPRSGFVERWECPDCGTHTRYAACPVCVAQRQAALDTETATKPTATNPYARLRRWAHMLGYGGHFLTKGRRYSVTFQLLRDTRIAYRRHEHHHQADEHTGPHHAVTHHDDDTTLIVGALTFAGVGWHTSGDALLANTAAAMARERQAAGREELAHELTTPAGTVPAAA, from the coding sequence ATGGCGTCGACGCTGGACCTCACCCCCCGGACCGCTCTGGCCCGGGGGGTGGGCTCGAACGCCGACACCCCACCCGTCTACGACTACACCGCCGAAGGGTCCGCGTTCGTCCGCGCCACACAACCGGACTACTTCGGGTGGCTGGAACACGTTCGCGCCGCCGCCGGCTGTACCCGCCCCATTCGCCTCGCCGGCAGCCTCTACACGGTCGACCAGGCCACCGGCCGCGTCGTCGAGCAGCGGCACACCGACGCCATGCCCGACGCCGCGATTTACACCGCCTGCGGCAATCGCCGCGCCACTATCTGCCCCTCCTGCGCCCAGACCTACCAACGCGACGCGTTCCAACTCCTACGCGCCGGCCTCGTCGGCGGCAAAGGCATCCCCGACACCGTCGCCTCCCACCCCGCTGTGTTCGCCACCTTCACTGCACCCTCCTTCGGGACCGTCCACGCGCGGGTGGTCAAGCAGCACACCTGTAGCAACCGCAAACGCTGCGACTGCCGGGCCGAGCCCTGCCACGCCCGCCGCGACGCCGGCCTCTGCCCCCACGGCCGACCCGCCGTCTGTTGGGCACGTCACGAGACCGGTGACAAGGTGCTCGGGCATCCGCTGTGCCTGGACTGCTACGACCACGACCACCAAGTCGTCTGGAACATCTTTTCGGGCGAGTTGTGGCACCGGACCAAGCAAGCCGCGGAGCGCTACCTAGCGAAGCTCGCTCGCCGCCGCGGCATTCCCCGCGTCGAGGTCGTCACCGCCTCCGGCAACACCCGCAGGGTCCCTCCGGTCCGGCTCTCGCCCGGCAAGGTCGCCGAACTACAAGCACGCGGGGCGGTGCACTTCCACGCCATCGCCCGCCTGGACGGCGTCGACGGCCAGGACCCGGACGCTGTCGTACCCCCACCCGCCGGGTTCGGCCTCGTCGACCTCGTCGACGCCCTCCGCCACGCCGCCGAACAGATCGGCTTCCACACCCCAGCCCACCCCGACCGGCCGCACGGGTGGCCGATCGCCTGGGGTAAACAGGTCGACCTAGAACCGATCAACACCAGCGGAACCGGTGAGGTCACCGACAGCCTCGTCGCCGGCTACCTTGCCAAGTACGCCACCAAAAGCACCGAGGCCACTGGGCACACCTCGACCAGACTGACTGCCGAATCGATCGGGGACTACGCCGACCCCGACGGCGACCACACCGCCCGCCTCATCGACGCCTGCTGGCGCATCGGCCGACCCACCCACTCATCCGTCCCCCTGTCGGAACGGCCCCGCGACCCACGGCCACGATCCGGCTTCGTCGAGCGCTGGGAGTGCCCCGACTGCGGCACCCACACCCGCTACGCCGCCTGCCCCGTCTGCGTCGCCCAGCGTCAAGCCGCCCTTGACACCGAAACCGCCACCAAGCCGACGGCCACCAACCCCTACGCCCGACTCCGGCGGTGGGCTCACATGCTCGGCTACGGCGGCCACTTCCTCACCAAAGGCCGCCGCTACTCCGTCACCTTCCAGCTCCTGCGGGACACCCGCATCGCCTACCGCCGCCACGAGCATCACCACCAGGCCGACGAGCACACCGGCCCCCATCACGCCGTCACCCACCACGACGACGACACGACGCTCATCGTCGGCGCCCTCACCTTCGCCGGCGTCGGATGGCACACCTCGGGTGACGCCCTGCTCGCCAACACCGCCGCCGCCATGGCCCGCGAACGACAAGCCGCCGGCCGTGAAGAACTCGCCCACGAACTCACCACCCCGGCCGGCACCGTCCCGGCTGCCGCCTGA
- a CDS encoding tyrosine-type recombinase/integrase translates to MPREPKQRQPTARRNPNGEGSIYQRASDSRWVGQAYVLTTDGTRKRKFVYGTTWEEAHAKLVDLKSRSQRGIPVPDRAWKLADYLPYWLAAYVTDLKPTTARGYESAVRLHLIPALGTKRLDGLQVQHVKAFMDEFRRRCLCCTAGLDKSRRAARQCCSVGMCCQRYPSARQIQFVHAVLRNALQHAMREELVSRNVAKLVRVPSPRYRVGKGLSVEQVRKLLAACEGHRLHALYVVAATLGLRRGELLGLRWSDLDLDTGTAAIGQTVQRAGGKLHLQDTKTEDSDSVLPLPDWTWLALLDHQERQGRERKRLAEIWQEHGLVFPSEVGTPMEPRNLNRHFAGLREKAGCPDVRLHDLRHTVVSLLMELGVPPHVVQAIARHADVKITLKVYSHANLDVMRQALGKLDDRLS, encoded by the coding sequence ATGCCCAGAGAACCGAAGCAACGACAGCCCACCGCCCGCCGCAACCCCAACGGCGAAGGCTCCATCTACCAACGCGCCAGCGACAGCCGCTGGGTCGGACAGGCATACGTGCTCACCACCGACGGCACCCGCAAACGCAAGTTCGTCTACGGAACGACCTGGGAGGAAGCCCACGCCAAGCTCGTCGACCTGAAATCCCGATCCCAACGCGGCATCCCTGTGCCCGACCGAGCCTGGAAACTCGCCGACTACCTGCCCTACTGGCTCGCCGCGTACGTCACCGACCTCAAGCCCACCACCGCACGCGGCTACGAAAGCGCCGTCCGACTCCACCTGATCCCCGCCCTCGGCACCAAACGACTCGACGGACTACAGGTCCAACACGTCAAGGCATTCATGGACGAGTTTCGCCGTAGATGCCTCTGCTGCACGGCCGGACTCGACAAGAGCCGTCGCGCTGCCCGGCAGTGCTGCTCGGTCGGCATGTGTTGCCAGCGGTACCCCAGCGCCCGGCAGATTCAGTTCGTACATGCGGTGCTCCGCAACGCGCTCCAACACGCCATGCGCGAGGAACTGGTGTCCCGCAACGTCGCCAAGCTCGTCCGGGTGCCGTCGCCTCGCTACAGGGTCGGCAAGGGCCTCTCCGTCGAGCAGGTCCGAAAGCTCCTCGCCGCTTGCGAAGGGCACCGACTTCACGCCCTCTACGTCGTTGCCGCGACGCTCGGACTCCGGCGCGGTGAACTCCTCGGCCTGCGCTGGTCGGACCTCGACCTCGACACCGGCACGGCGGCCATCGGTCAGACCGTTCAGCGGGCCGGCGGGAAGCTACACCTGCAAGACACCAAGACGGAGGACTCGGATAGTGTCCTTCCTCTGCCCGACTGGACCTGGTTGGCGCTGCTCGACCATCAGGAGCGCCAGGGACGGGAACGGAAGAGGTTGGCCGAGATCTGGCAGGAACACGGCTTGGTCTTCCCCTCCGAGGTCGGCACCCCGATGGAGCCGCGCAACCTCAACCGTCACTTCGCCGGGCTTCGGGAGAAAGCCGGCTGCCCTGATGTCCGGCTGCACGATCTTCGACACACGGTGGTGTCACTGCTGATGGAGTTGGGCGTCCCGCCGCATGTCGTCCAGGCGATCGCTCGTCACGCCGACGTGAAGATCACGCTGAAGGTGTACTCCCACGCGAACCTTGACGTGATGCGGCAGGCGCTCGGCAAGCTCGATGACAGGCTTTCGTGA
- a CDS encoding RRQRL motif-containing zinc-binding protein, which translates to MTDFTDHIGLRVRFYDPLGTRYGFPTFPYQSAPTGLATRRQLRAAGLRPGGHDPVAQILWRRGKRVAYLYRLDWAKPKRIATPAQRDAIAKALTARRTCRYCGHVKPYYIPRRYGCCLDCHGGH; encoded by the coding sequence ATGACCGACTTCACCGACCACATCGGGCTACGAGTCCGCTTCTACGACCCGCTCGGCACCCGCTACGGGTTCCCCACCTTCCCCTACCAATCCGCCCCCACCGGCCTGGCCACCCGCCGGCAACTCCGCGCCGCCGGCCTCCGCCCAGGCGGACACGACCCCGTCGCGCAAATCCTCTGGCGTCGCGGCAAACGCGTCGCCTACCTCTACCGCCTCGACTGGGCCAAACCCAAACGGATCGCCACCCCCGCCCAGCGGGACGCCATCGCCAAAGCCCTCACCGCCCGACGCACCTGCCGCTACTGCGGCCACGTCAAGCCCTACTACATCCCCCGCCGCTACGGCTGCTGCCTCGACTGCCACGGAGGCCACTGA
- a CDS encoding helix-turn-helix domain-containing protein, translating to MDTPNPITPRVLRVEEAARALGIGRSLVYDLIRSGRLRSFKVGSRRLIPAAAIDDVITTLTEEAA from the coding sequence ATGGACACCCCCAATCCGATCACTCCTCGCGTGCTGCGCGTCGAGGAAGCCGCCCGCGCGCTCGGCATCGGCCGCTCGCTCGTCTACGACCTCATCCGCTCCGGCCGACTGCGCTCCTTCAAGGTCGGCAGCCGCCGCCTCATCCCCGCCGCCGCCATTGACGACGTCATCACCACACTCACCGAGGAAGCCGCCTGA
- a CDS encoding peroxiredoxin, which translates to MPIEVGAAAPDFVLKDQNNQEVALADFRGRKTVLLVFYPLAFTGICQGELCEVRDNLNEYVNDDVQVLTVSVDSVYAHKIWADKEGYQFPLLSDFWPHGAVAQAYGVFNDVAGIANRGTFVIDKAGVVRFAEMNMPGEARDQQGWRKALAEAAAA; encoded by the coding sequence ATGCCGATCGAGGTTGGCGCCGCCGCGCCCGACTTCGTGCTGAAGGACCAGAACAACCAGGAGGTCGCGCTCGCCGACTTCCGGGGCCGCAAGACGGTCCTGCTGGTCTTCTACCCGCTCGCCTTCACCGGGATCTGCCAGGGTGAGCTGTGTGAGGTGCGGGACAACCTCAACGAGTACGTCAACGACGACGTGCAGGTGCTGACCGTCAGCGTCGACTCCGTGTACGCCCACAAGATCTGGGCGGACAAGGAGGGCTACCAGTTCCCACTGCTGTCCGACTTCTGGCCGCACGGGGCCGTCGCCCAGGCGTACGGCGTCTTCAACGACGTCGCCGGCATCGCCAACCGGGGCACCTTCGTCATCGACAAGGCCGGCGTGGTCCGCTTCGCCGAGATGAACATGCCGGGCGAGGCCCGTGACCAGCAGGGCTGGCGCAAGGCCCTCGCCGAGGCCGCCGCCGCCTGA
- a CDS encoding FtsK/SpoIIIE domain-containing protein, whose protein sequence is MTTTAPAPTAGIPVGPGLSMFDPIFVGIDEFGQPVYITLAYRNLLAGGEPGGGKSGLLNCIAAHAALSVDSRLVLLDGKLVELGQWEDSADAFIGPDITAALDVLRRLQQVMNNRYAWLRAHGRRKVTALDNLSVITVLVDEIAFYSATIGSKQEQEEFVALLRDLVARGRAAGIPVVAATQRPSFDIIPTSLRDLFGYRAAFRCTTPNSSNIVLGHGWAEQGYSATDIAPTNQGAAYLIAEGGIPRRIKVAYLNDSQIAGIADYAAWIRRPGTLTTPTDTTGEWEMAA, encoded by the coding sequence ATGACCACCACGGCACCCGCCCCGACCGCCGGCATTCCGGTGGGGCCTGGCCTGTCCATGTTCGACCCCATCTTCGTCGGCATCGACGAGTTCGGTCAGCCTGTCTACATCACCCTGGCCTACCGCAACCTCCTCGCCGGCGGTGAACCCGGCGGAGGCAAATCCGGCCTACTCAACTGCATCGCGGCCCACGCCGCCCTGTCCGTCGATTCCCGCCTCGTGCTGCTCGACGGCAAGCTCGTCGAACTCGGCCAGTGGGAAGACAGCGCCGACGCCTTCATCGGCCCCGACATCACCGCCGCCCTCGACGTCCTGCGACGCCTCCAGCAGGTGATGAACAACCGGTACGCCTGGCTGCGCGCCCACGGCCGCCGCAAAGTCACCGCCCTCGACAACCTGTCGGTCATCACCGTCCTCGTCGACGAAATCGCCTTCTACTCCGCCACCATCGGCAGCAAGCAGGAACAAGAAGAGTTCGTCGCACTCCTACGCGACCTGGTCGCCCGTGGCCGGGCCGCCGGCATCCCCGTCGTCGCCGCCACCCAGCGGCCCTCATTCGACATCATCCCCACCAGCCTGCGGGACCTGTTCGGCTACCGCGCCGCGTTCCGCTGCACCACCCCCAACAGCTCCAACATCGTCCTCGGTCACGGCTGGGCCGAACAGGGCTACTCCGCCACCGACATCGCCCCCACCAACCAGGGCGCGGCCTACCTCATCGCCGAAGGCGGCATCCCCCGCCGCATCAAGGTCGCCTACCTCAACGACAGCCAGATCGCCGGCATCGCCGACTACGCCGCCTGGATCCGCCGACCCGGCACCCTCACCACCCCGACCGACACCACCGGCGAGTGGGAGATGGCGGCATGA
- a CDS encoding DUF3052 domain-containing protein codes for MSATAGQAADGVRSLADRFGIEPGMVVMEMGYDDDVDQDLRDALTDRCGELVDEDTDEVVDAVLVWYRDGDGDLFELLVDALGPLADNGVVWLLTPKAGRDGHVEPSDIAEAAPTAGLQQTSTVNAGQDWSGARLVLRRGAKGKK; via the coding sequence GTGAGCGCGACCGCTGGTCAGGCCGCCGACGGGGTACGCAGCCTGGCGGACCGGTTCGGGATCGAGCCGGGGATGGTCGTCATGGAGATGGGGTACGACGACGACGTCGACCAGGATCTCCGGGACGCCCTGACCGACCGCTGTGGAGAGCTGGTCGACGAGGACACCGACGAGGTGGTCGACGCGGTGCTGGTGTGGTACCGGGACGGTGACGGCGACCTGTTCGAGCTCCTCGTCGACGCCCTCGGCCCGCTGGCCGACAACGGCGTCGTGTGGCTGCTCACGCCCAAGGCGGGGCGCGACGGGCACGTCGAGCCGAGCGACATCGCCGAGGCGGCGCCGACCGCCGGCCTCCAGCAGACCTCCACCGTCAACGCCGGCCAGGACTGGAGCGGCGCACGCCTCGTGCTGCGCCGAGGCGCAAAGGGCAAGAAGTAG